A single region of the Mus caroli chromosome 16, CAROLI_EIJ_v1.1, whole genome shotgun sequence genome encodes:
- the LOC110311629 gene encoding olfactory receptor 186: protein MEEGNTTLLTEFVLTGLTDHQGLQVPLFLLFLMIYLITVVGNLGLIALIWSDPHLHIPMYLFLGSLAFVDAWISSAVTPNMLFDLLSKDKMISLSECMIQFFAFAFGGTTECFLLGTMAYDRYVAICKPLLYPVIMTNRLCIRLLVSVFVGGFLHSLFHVLFLLRLTFCNSNIIHHFYCDIIPLYNISCTDPTLNLLLVFILSGSIQVFTIMTVLVSYTLVLFTILKMKSLQGIRKAFSTCGAHLLSVSLYYGPLLFMYVLPASQQTDGQGMMDSLFYTVIIPVLNPIIYSLRNKQVTDSLKKRLERHV from the coding sequence atggaagaaggaaatacAACATTGCTGACAGAGTTTGTTCTCACAGGTCTCACAGATCATCAAGGGCTGCAGGTGCCCCTGTTCCTACTATTCTTGATGATATATCTCATCACTGTTGTGGGGAACCTAGGTCTGATTGCTCTCATCTGGAGTGACCCCCACCTGCATATCCCTATGTACCTTTTCCTTGGGAGTTTGGCTTTTGTAGATGCCTGGATATCATCCGCAGTGACTCCTAATATGTTGTTTGACTTGTTATCCAAGGACAAGATGATATCACTTTCCGAATGCATGATACAATTTTTTGCCTTCGCATTTGGTGGGACCACAGAATGCTTTCTTTTGGGTacaatggcctatgatcgctatgtaGCCATATGCAAACCATTACTTTATCCAGTTATTATGACCAATAGACTATGCATCCGCCTACTAGTTTCAGTATTCGTAGGTGGCTTTCTTCATTCCTTGTTTCATGTATTGTTTTTACTCAGATTAACCTTCTGTAATTCTAACATAATCCATCACTTTTATTGTGATATTATACCATTGTATAATATTTCCTGTACTGATCCTACTCTTAATCTTCTATTAGTATTTATTTTGTCTGGTTCAATACAGGTATTCACCATTATGACTGTTCTGGTTTCATATACACTTGTACtgttcacaattttaaaaatgaagtctctCCAAGGTATAAGgaaggccttctccacctgtgGAGCCCATCTCTTATCTGTGTCTTTATACTATGGGCCCCTTCTCTTCATGTATGTGCTCCCTGCATCTCAACAAACAGATGGTCAAGGTATGATGGACTCTCTGTTTTATACAGTCATAATTCCTGTGCTAAACCCAATTATCTACAGCCTGAGAAACAAGCAGGTCACAGATTCACTGAAAAAAAGATTAGAGAGGCATGTTTAG
- the LOC110311650 gene encoding olfactory receptor 187, translated as MEKNATLLAEFVLTGLSHQPLWNIPLFLVFLVIYLITIVGNVSLITLIWTDPHLHIPMYLFLGSLAFVDTSISSIVVPKMLLNFFGKSKVITLSECMAQFFLFNISATTECFLLAAMAYDRYVAICKPLLYPVVMTNGLCVWLIALSFVAGIIHALIHEGFLLRLTFCNSNTIHHFYCDIISLLKISCTDTSLNYLIVFIFSGSIQVFTISTILVSYTIILFTILKKKSAKGIKKAFSTCGAHLLSVSLYYGPLLFMYVHPASSEVDDQDMIDSLFYTVIIPVLNPIIYSLRNKQVIDSLAKFLKRNV; from the coding sequence ATGGAGAAGAATGCCACCCTGCTGGCAGAGTTTGTTCTCACAGGACTCAGTCACCAGCCACTGTGGAACATTCCTCTGTTCCTGGTCTTCTTGGTGATCTATCTCATCACCATTGTGGGAAACGTCAGTTTGATCACTCTCATCTGGACGGACCCTCACCTCCATATCCCCATGTATCTATTTCTTGGAAGCTTGGCTTTTGTAGATACATCTATTTCTTCCATAGTGGTCCCAAAGATGCTTCTTAACTTCTTTGGTAAGAGCAAGGTTATCACTCTATCTGAATGTATGGCacagttttttttatttaatatcagTGCAACCACAGAGTGTTTCCTCTTGGCAGCgatggcctatgatcgctatgtaGCCATATGCAAACCTTTACTCTACCCAGTAGTTATGACCAATGGTCTCTGTGTGTGGCTAATAGCCTTGTCTTTTGTTGCTGGAATTATTCACGCTTTGATTCATGAAGGTTTTTTATTGAGATTAACCTTCTGTAATTCCAACACGATACATCACTTTTATTGTGACATTATATCATTGTTAAAGATTTCCTGTACTGACACTTCTCTTAATTAcctaattgtttttattttctctggctcGATCCAGGTTTTCACTATTTCAACTATCCTTGTCTCTTACACTATTATTTTGTTtacaatcttaaaaaagaaatctgccaAAGGCATAAAGAAAGCCTTCTCCACCTGTGGGGCCCATCTCCTATCCGTGTCTTTATACTATGGGCCCCTTCTCTTCATGTATGTGCACCCTGCATCTTCAGAAGTAGACGATCAAGACATGATAGACTCTCTGTTTTACACTGTCATAATTCCTGTGTTAAATCCAATTATTTACAGTTTGAGAAATAAGCAAGTTATCGATTCACTGGcaaaatttttaaagagaaatgtttaG